One region of Armatimonadota bacterium genomic DNA includes:
- a CDS encoding GGDEF domain-containing protein: MLDSRSDLHPLIEALQNVGMTPVTNDTGQAPIGFPCVLSLPDGRSIVLDLPYPGLLSLFDPSSIGVAVVDSTGFVRCTWGLSHGVDDASAPDGVLATPIGAIVEDALQGAPGNVFYNGFRYLATTLRHNGTTEALLLICEASEESKTREAASANARSATALKSIGHALSMNHTIQPLAQSAVHAIKSTLDLGAVLLWVRGSADGPMRLAATVGVNTSEMEALEQLDTVDGRGSVAELCASTRQKLVLEDARSSSLTEGLEAQFCHDPPGAIIVLPLIHGDTLIGVLELVGREASGSLERHEDLLETVGEHLTLALNSANLFESIELLAAFDPLMGIANHRTMQEFLNARLTEARREGRQLGVVMIDVDHFRVFNEEEGHDAGDEVLRIVGTVLRDSVRQYDMAARYGGEEFTLILPGSDAASTRNAAERVRKRIEQVEFARPGRDPRRITASLGFATFPEDAEDAASLLKAADDAMYEAKRSGRNCTRMYGELVERHGVASVLASVGGAQAAAGTAFAEDAKPIVQVLSSMLDLSKDQRSEVYAACLLLPVYLATAEDEREQFASRWSVEASVLNSLEASLERFDGSGRLGLAGEGIPLVGRILNVLAAVLRCDPTANTSDDGRFDPDILAAVIEMQDVA; the protein is encoded by the coding sequence ATGTTGGACTCTCGCTCCGATCTCCATCCGCTCATAGAAGCGCTTCAGAACGTCGGCATGACCCCTGTAACGAACGATACGGGCCAAGCGCCGATCGGCTTTCCGTGCGTCCTGAGCCTTCCCGACGGACGCTCCATCGTACTCGATCTGCCGTACCCCGGCCTGCTATCACTGTTCGACCCGAGCTCGATAGGCGTCGCAGTCGTGGACTCGACGGGGTTCGTCCGCTGCACGTGGGGGCTTTCACACGGGGTAGATGACGCCTCTGCACCGGATGGAGTCTTGGCTACGCCGATTGGGGCCATTGTTGAGGACGCCTTGCAGGGAGCGCCCGGAAACGTCTTCTACAACGGGTTCCGGTACCTCGCCACCACGCTACGGCACAACGGCACGACCGAGGCGCTGCTACTGATCTGCGAAGCGAGCGAAGAGAGCAAGACCAGAGAGGCGGCTTCGGCCAACGCCCGTTCGGCAACGGCCCTCAAAAGCATCGGGCACGCGCTCAGCATGAATCACACGATTCAGCCTCTCGCCCAGTCCGCCGTTCACGCGATCAAGTCCACCCTGGATCTCGGTGCGGTGCTCTTGTGGGTCAGGGGTTCTGCCGACGGGCCGATGCGGCTCGCAGCAACCGTCGGTGTGAACACGTCGGAGATGGAGGCGCTCGAGCAACTCGACACAGTGGATGGAAGAGGCAGCGTAGCTGAATTGTGCGCCAGCACGCGACAGAAACTCGTCTTGGAGGACGCTCGATCGAGCTCGCTGACCGAAGGACTCGAAGCGCAGTTCTGTCACGACCCCCCAGGAGCGATCATCGTGCTGCCGCTAATTCACGGCGATACGCTCATCGGCGTACTCGAACTGGTCGGCCGCGAGGCGAGCGGTTCACTTGAGCGCCACGAAGATCTGCTTGAAACCGTAGGGGAACACCTCACGCTCGCACTGAACAGCGCCAATCTGTTCGAGAGTATCGAGCTGTTGGCGGCGTTCGATCCGCTGATGGGAATCGCGAACCACCGGACTATGCAGGAGTTCCTCAACGCGCGACTGACAGAGGCAAGGCGGGAAGGCCGTCAACTTGGCGTCGTGATGATCGACGTCGATCACTTTCGGGTCTTCAACGAAGAGGAGGGACATGACGCGGGCGACGAAGTCTTGCGGATCGTCGGAACTGTTTTGCGGGATTCAGTCCGACAGTACGACATGGCAGCTCGATACGGCGGCGAAGAGTTCACGCTCATTCTGCCCGGAAGCGATGCTGCTTCGACGCGGAACGCCGCAGAACGAGTACGAAAGAGAATCGAGCAAGTCGAGTTTGCCAGACCTGGGAGGGACCCTCGGCGGATCACCGCAAGCCTGGGATTCGCCACGTTTCCTGAGGACGCTGAAGACGCCGCTTCTCTGCTGAAGGCTGCCGACGACGCGATGTACGAGGCGAAGCGCAGCGGAAGGAACTGCACCCGCATGTACGGCGAGCTTGTGGAGCGACACGGCGTCGCGTCGGTTCTCGCCTCGGTTGGCGGTGCACAAGCAGCAGCGGGCACGGCGTTCGCCGAAGACGCCAAGCCAATCGTACAAGTGCTCTCGTCCATGCTAGACCTGTCAAAGGACCAACGGAGCGAGGTTTATGCTGCCTGTCTGCTGCTGCCTGTCTACCTCGCAACCGCAGAGGATGAGCGAGAGCAGTTCGCAAGCCGATGGAGCGTCGAGGCCTCGGTCTTGAACTCGCTGGAGGCCTCGCTCGAGCGGTTTGACGGGTCTGGTCGGCTGGGTCTTGCCGGAGAGGGGATCCCCCTCGTCGGGCGGATTCTGAACGTGCTAGCCGCAGTTTTGCGCTGCGATCCGACGGCAAATACCTCCGATGATGGGCGGTTCGACCCAGATATCCTAGCTGCCGTGATCGAGATGCAGGACGTTGCTTGA
- a CDS encoding AbrB/MazE/SpoVT family DNA-binding domain-containing protein: protein MSQVKPDDCFYGSTTVGERGQIVIPAEAREDLGIRPGDKLLVMRHPVYKGLMIAKIDALKGFLDEFSRGLELLDSEVETREESG, encoded by the coding sequence GTGAGCCAAGTAAAACCTGACGACTGCTTCTACGGATCGACCACTGTCGGCGAGCGGGGCCAAATAGTGATTCCGGCCGAGGCGCGCGAAGACCTGGGAATCCGACCAGGCGACAAGCTGCTTGTGATGCGCCACCCGGTCTACAAGGGCCTGATGATCGCAAAGATTGACGCCCTGAAGGGGTTTCTGGACGAGTTCTCCAGAGGGCTGGAACTACTCGACTCCGAAGTCGAAACCAGGGAGGAGAGCGGCTAG
- a CDS encoding efflux RND transporter permease subunit: protein MGITKLAIERPVFILMVMVLIVMIGIMGYRSMRLEENPDVSFGMITVSTSYPGAGAEEVNNLLSREIEESISGVADLVEVTSTSQEGVSVVVLQFEVGTDMDVALNDVRSKVDTILGELPDAALKPVIEKIDTTSEPILYFTIKSDTHNNRDLRDLAENVLKDRFARIPGIASVGVDGGDVREIQIQIKKDALIRYGIGILDVQQAVVAASLNVPSGRITSGAQEFTVRVIGEFQTPDDIGEMYLTISESGPDGATRKIQLKDVATVVDANAERRTYARLDGSDSVTIVVQKAKQGNAVEIANAIRRTPVAGFPNMLAQMEDEHDVEFVVTRDLGVNIKDSLFDLQFALFFGIVLVTGVVYLFLHNVRGMLIVAIAIPLCIFGTLIVLWATGFTINNMTMLALSLAVGVLVDDAIVVIENIYRHLAMGEEPVEAAINGRMEIGLAAIAITLADVVVFVPIAFMGGIVGQFFKPLAIAFAVTVLFSLFVSFTVTPMLASRWYRKDEDWEHPKGPFAEWFERGFGNFKDGYGRALKWSLNHRWYLFGGGFAALISVFLLISTSGMKSPGDVFGSMFLMVLFAISIVLAIAVFTITFLRNVWSLKRRRTVFVGSMVALALACVVILPMLPDEVKSKIPFHIADMQLPALAIIGLVLGWLVALVATFLYALIANFRPRHARYTTLVSGLGFVSAFALVAVGGQQFGAWKDESVFKFAFMPPTDGGQVEIGIELPPGSTLAETEAVVAYVEQIAMQHPEAEYVTSGVGRQSGGGFSVGSTGTNYGRISVNLYGKKSIIDSLMFWKESDERLRTVSDTSVGGELLQQIGRYPGAKITVAASSGQAFGRPIQMSFRSNDGEALIGTATDIRDRLARGEIDGVVSPDMSSKPGKPEFQVLPRRARMGDADITVAELGAAMRVLYEGDDQAKLRVLGREYDIRVMLDVEDRNDVNVLQQVPIRFSDGRPIYLSEVATIRRAQGVDKIDRRDRVREVQVSADLLPGFAAGTVQRDIDIWMEEQGLIRDGVEYKPLGQADIQAREMGYLFGALGLGIVLVYMLLASLYDNLMYPFIIQLAQPQALVGAILALIITGKTLNIVGMIGIIALVGLVGKNAILLVDYTNTLRARGLERFDALVEAGRTRLRPIMMTTLALIFGMLPVALAIGRGSEFRETIGITIIGGVALSTVLTLLIIPCSYSIFDDLSEKIRGRMRRDEPGGPPDRGTHAPDLESEAQAASGVEG from the coding sequence ATGGGGATCACGAAGCTCGCGATAGAGAGGCCGGTCTTCATTCTGATGGTGATGGTGCTGATCGTGATGATCGGCATCATGGGCTACCGCAGCATGCGGCTAGAGGAGAACCCGGACGTCTCGTTCGGAATGATCACAGTTTCGACGAGCTATCCGGGCGCTGGCGCCGAAGAGGTCAACAACCTGTTATCGCGAGAGATCGAGGAGTCCATCTCAGGAGTAGCCGATCTAGTCGAGGTCACCAGCACATCGCAGGAAGGCGTGTCAGTCGTCGTACTGCAATTCGAGGTCGGTACTGACATGGATGTTGCTTTGAACGACGTCCGGTCCAAAGTCGATACGATCTTGGGCGAACTGCCGGACGCTGCGCTAAAGCCAGTCATCGAAAAGATTGATACGACCAGCGAACCGATTCTGTACTTCACGATCAAGAGCGACACGCACAACAATCGCGACCTGCGAGATCTAGCCGAGAACGTATTGAAGGACCGGTTTGCGCGAATCCCCGGCATCGCGAGCGTAGGAGTTGACGGCGGAGACGTCCGCGAGATACAAATTCAGATCAAAAAGGACGCGCTGATTCGGTACGGGATCGGCATTCTCGACGTGCAACAAGCCGTCGTTGCCGCATCGCTCAACGTACCCTCGGGTCGGATCACGTCGGGCGCGCAAGAGTTCACCGTCCGGGTAATCGGTGAATTTCAGACTCCGGACGACATCGGAGAGATGTATCTCACAATCTCTGAAAGCGGACCGGACGGCGCCACGCGCAAAATTCAGCTGAAGGACGTCGCCACTGTGGTCGATGCAAACGCAGAGCGTAGAACGTATGCCAGGCTCGACGGCTCGGATTCTGTCACGATCGTCGTCCAGAAAGCTAAGCAGGGCAACGCTGTCGAGATTGCTAACGCAATTCGACGCACTCCCGTCGCCGGTTTCCCGAACATGCTCGCGCAAATGGAGGACGAGCACGACGTTGAGTTCGTAGTCACGCGCGATTTGGGAGTGAATATCAAGGACTCGTTGTTCGACCTGCAGTTCGCGCTGTTCTTCGGAATCGTGCTCGTGACGGGCGTCGTTTACTTGTTCCTCCATAACGTCCGCGGAATGCTGATCGTGGCTATAGCGATCCCGCTTTGCATCTTTGGCACGCTGATCGTGCTGTGGGCGACCGGTTTCACGATCAACAACATGACGATGCTGGCGCTGTCGCTTGCGGTCGGCGTGCTGGTCGATGACGCAATCGTCGTCATTGAGAACATCTACCGGCATCTGGCCATGGGCGAGGAACCGGTCGAAGCTGCGATCAACGGGCGCATGGAAATCGGTCTGGCGGCGATCGCGATCACTCTCGCCGACGTCGTCGTATTCGTCCCGATTGCGTTCATGGGCGGGATCGTCGGACAGTTCTTCAAGCCGCTGGCGATCGCGTTTGCTGTGACGGTGCTGTTCTCACTGTTCGTCTCGTTCACGGTCACGCCGATGCTGGCGTCGCGCTGGTACCGCAAGGACGAGGACTGGGAGCATCCGAAGGGTCCGTTCGCCGAGTGGTTCGAAAGAGGCTTCGGCAATTTCAAAGACGGTTACGGCAGGGCGCTCAAGTGGTCGCTCAATCATCGTTGGTATCTTTTTGGCGGAGGATTTGCGGCGCTCATCTCTGTATTCCTCTTGATTTCGACCTCGGGGATGAAGAGTCCCGGCGACGTGTTCGGGAGCATGTTCCTAATGGTGCTCTTCGCGATCTCGATCGTGCTTGCGATCGCAGTCTTTACCATCACGTTCTTAAGAAACGTCTGGTCGCTCAAGAGACGGCGGACAGTTTTCGTAGGAAGCATGGTCGCGCTTGCACTTGCCTGCGTGGTCATCCTGCCGATGCTGCCTGACGAAGTCAAGAGTAAGATTCCCTTTCATATCGCAGACATGCAGCTGCCAGCGCTTGCGATCATTGGACTGGTTTTGGGCTGGCTCGTCGCGTTAGTCGCTACTTTCCTCTATGCACTCATAGCCAACTTTAGACCGAGACATGCTAGATATACGACTCTAGTCTCAGGCTTGGGGTTTGTTAGCGCTTTCGCGTTGGTAGCTGTTGGCGGCCAACAGTTTGGAGCTTGGAAGGATGAGTCCGTATTCAAGTTTGCGTTCATGCCACCGACTGATGGGGGCCAGGTCGAGATCGGAATAGAACTGCCTCCTGGATCAACGCTCGCCGAGACAGAGGCAGTGGTCGCTTACGTCGAGCAGATAGCCATGCAGCATCCAGAGGCAGAGTACGTTACGTCTGGAGTCGGGCGGCAATCCGGCGGCGGTTTCTCGGTCGGCAGCACCGGTACGAACTACGGGCGTATCAGCGTCAACCTGTACGGCAAGAAGTCGATCATCGATTCGCTGATGTTTTGGAAAGAAAGTGACGAGCGGTTGCGTACAGTCAGCGACACTTCTGTCGGGGGGGAACTGTTGCAGCAAATTGGACGTTATCCGGGTGCCAAGATCACGGTTGCGGCAAGTAGCGGACAGGCGTTCGGTCGGCCTATTCAGATGTCGTTTCGGAGCAACGACGGCGAAGCGCTGATCGGTACCGCGACCGATATTCGAGATCGACTTGCGCGAGGCGAGATCGATGGCGTCGTTTCACCTGACATGTCGTCCAAGCCTGGCAAGCCTGAGTTTCAGGTCTTGCCACGACGTGCGCGCATGGGCGACGCGGACATCACAGTCGCTGAGCTGGGCGCCGCCATGCGCGTGCTCTACGAGGGCGACGATCAGGCCAAGCTCCGCGTGCTGGGCCGCGAGTACGACATCCGCGTGATGTTGGACGTCGAAGACCGGAACGACGTGAACGTGCTCCAGCAAGTTCCCATTCGATTCAGCGACGGTCGCCCAATATATCTGTCGGAAGTTGCGACGATCCGGCGCGCTCAAGGCGTCGACAAGATCGATCGGCGCGACCGAGTTCGGGAGGTTCAGGTAAGCGCAGACCTGCTGCCGGGGTTCGCAGCTGGAACCGTGCAGCGAGACATCGACATTTGGATGGAAGAGCAGGGTCTGATCCGCGACGGCGTCGAGTACAAGCCACTGGGGCAGGCGGACATTCAGGCCCGGGAGATGGGGTATCTGTTCGGCGCGCTCGGGCTGGGAATCGTGCTCGTCTATATGCTGCTGGCGTCGCTCTACGACAACCTCATGTACCCGTTCATCATCCAGCTCGCTCAGCCGCAGGCGCTGGTCGGCGCGATTCTGGCGCTGATCATCACCGGCAAGACGCTGAACATCGTTGGAATGATTGGAATTATCGCACTTGTTGGACTGGTCGGCAAGAACGCGATACTTCTGGTTGATTACACGAACACCCTTCGTGCGCGTGGGCTTGAGCGGTTTGATGCTCTGGTCGAAGCGGGTCGCACGAGGCTTCGACCGATCATGATGACCACGCTCGCGCTGATCTTCGGCATGCTGCCGGTCGCGCTGGCGATCGGACGCGGATCGGAGTTCCGCGAGACGATCGGCATCACGATCATCGGCGGAGTGGCTCTCTCGACGGTCCTCACCCTGCTGATCATCCCTTGCTCGTACTCGATCTTCGACGATTTATCCGAGAAAATCCGTGGAAGGATGCGTCGCGATGAGCCCGGAGGTCCGCCGGATCGTGGAACCCACGCGCCGGATCTGGAATCAGAAGCGCAGGCGGCTTCCGGCGTCGAAGGATAG
- a CDS encoding efflux RND transporter periplasmic adaptor subunit, with translation MKLGRFFVVMLVVGTALAGCVDRKAQEQARDTESLIKDPTVLVSVMTVASAAVEDTLEVTGSIQTSEDVQVSASVSGLLAAVYVRDGENVSAGQIIAQLADNDYRTQVMQARAQVAVSESALSQAESDAAIGPMKSAATVEASESKLAQAQAKLDKLVAGSRPEEKRQAQAMVDKAKSDLDTALLARDRARRLKAEGAISQSDLEQAENAYASASSAYESVEQGLELVLNSSRQEDIVAAEQEVRAATNQVAIDEATQQLDVLFAQRVQSAKSSLELVQHTQRRAEIALASTKIYAPFAGRISGNPLQAGAYVSPGVTIARIIGVSGAYFEAEVPESDIAKIEIGSVARVVIGALSESEINGTVSAVNPVATETGRLYLVRVALGQLPAQIKAGMFGRAMVVMQTRDGVHVVPSDAIIRRGDDAFVFLMDGDSAVRVSVQLGPSAQGSTEVLGLSDGDVLIVKGQDQLGDGTKVRLQSAADSAE, from the coding sequence TTGAAACTAGGACGATTCTTTGTAGTGATGCTGGTTGTAGGAACGGCCCTCGCTGGCTGCGTCGATCGCAAGGCACAGGAGCAAGCGCGTGATACCGAAAGCCTGATCAAAGACCCAACGGTGTTGGTCAGCGTTATGACCGTCGCCAGCGCGGCGGTCGAGGATACGCTTGAGGTGACGGGCAGCATCCAGACCTCGGAAGACGTGCAAGTAAGCGCAAGCGTTTCCGGCCTGTTGGCGGCCGTTTACGTCCGCGACGGAGAAAACGTTTCCGCTGGCCAGATCATTGCGCAGCTCGCTGACAACGACTACCGCACGCAGGTAATGCAGGCACGGGCGCAGGTAGCGGTCTCGGAGTCTGCGCTGAGCCAGGCTGAATCTGACGCGGCTATCGGTCCGATGAAGAGCGCGGCGACCGTGGAGGCCAGCGAGTCGAAGCTTGCGCAGGCGCAGGCCAAGCTTGACAAGCTCGTTGCAGGTTCTCGCCCCGAGGAGAAGCGGCAGGCGCAGGCGATGGTCGATAAAGCGAAGTCAGACCTCGACACGGCTCTTTTGGCACGAGACAGGGCACGCAGGCTGAAGGCAGAGGGTGCGATCTCACAGTCCGACTTGGAGCAGGCCGAAAACGCCTATGCCTCTGCGTCGAGCGCGTACGAATCAGTGGAGCAGGGGCTTGAACTCGTGCTGAACTCGTCCAGGCAAGAGGACATCGTCGCTGCGGAGCAAGAGGTGCGCGCCGCGACAAACCAGGTTGCGATCGACGAAGCGACTCAGCAGCTCGACGTTCTCTTCGCGCAGCGGGTGCAGTCGGCGAAGAGCAGTCTTGAGCTAGTGCAGCATACGCAGCGACGAGCGGAGATCGCGCTGGCCAGCACAAAGATCTATGCGCCGTTCGCCGGTCGGATATCCGGGAATCCGCTACAGGCAGGCGCCTACGTCTCACCAGGCGTGACGATCGCGCGGATCATCGGCGTGAGCGGTGCGTACTTCGAGGCAGAGGTGCCCGAGTCGGACATCGCAAAGATCGAGATCGGCTCTGTGGCGCGCGTTGTGATCGGAGCGCTTTCTGAATCGGAGATCAACGGCACGGTTTCGGCGGTCAACCCCGTAGCGACCGAAACGGGGAGGCTGTATCTCGTGCGGGTCGCGCTCGGGCAGCTGCCAGCGCAGATAAAAGCTGGCATGTTCGGCAGGGCGATGGTCGTGATGCAAACGCGAGACGGTGTGCACGTCGTGCCTTCGGACGCGATCATCCGCCGCGGAGACGACGCGTTCGTGTTCCTGATGGACGGCGACTCTGCAGTTCGTGTATCTGTCCAGCTCGGGCCATCCGCTCAAGGCTCAACGGAGGTCCTCGGTCTTTCGGACGGCGACGTGCTCATCGTCAAGGGGCAAGATCAACTCGGTGACGGAACGAAGGTCCGGCTGCAGTCCGCAGCAGATTCTGCGGAGTAG
- a CDS encoding DUF3187 family protein, producing the protein MRRLLPLLLLWPAIAAAQLFDPIPTRNHRSASLIYLRLPPASERRLKLGEQSVVYSLVVANEFRRVGPIDEDAETSRWELLGTWGVGNGTEVFVVLPLPDRGGGFLDSVIDWWHNSILGDRNALRDGTPRGRSIIQFGSDGPFGSAFGIGDIAVGVGWTPGRGTLIRFAVELPTGNASQLLGSGGVDAGLFLDGSVPLSTRLTLHGSLGWTAQGRGTALSRPRSMVLSSSLALTWQLTSVEALTLQWNAEQSPTIGGIPELDADHRVMSLGYQRWTSARERWLVYISEDGNFRWARFPGGATIGPDLTIGIVYTVTN; encoded by the coding sequence ATGCGACGACTGTTGCCGCTACTGCTTCTCTGGCCAGCCATAGCGGCCGCTCAACTGTTCGATCCGATCCCCACACGCAACCATCGATCAGCCAGCCTCATCTACCTCCGCCTGCCACCGGCGAGCGAGCGCAGATTAAAGCTTGGCGAGCAGTCAGTGGTCTATTCGCTGGTGGTGGCCAACGAGTTTCGGCGAGTGGGCCCAATAGATGAAGATGCCGAGACGAGCCGGTGGGAGCTGCTCGGCACGTGGGGCGTTGGGAACGGAACCGAGGTGTTCGTCGTGCTGCCGCTGCCAGACCGCGGAGGAGGGTTTCTGGATTCCGTCATCGACTGGTGGCACAACTCGATCTTAGGAGATCGAAACGCCTTGAGAGACGGGACTCCCAGAGGGCGCTCAATCATCCAATTCGGCTCGGACGGCCCGTTCGGCTCAGCGTTCGGGATCGGAGACATCGCAGTCGGAGTCGGCTGGACGCCAGGGCGAGGGACGCTGATCCGATTTGCCGTTGAGCTGCCGACCGGCAACGCATCGCAGCTGCTCGGCAGCGGCGGCGTGGACGCAGGACTGTTTCTCGACGGCTCCGTACCGCTATCGACGAGGCTCACCCTGCACGGCTCCCTGGGATGGACGGCGCAGGGTCGCGGGACGGCGCTTTCTCGACCAAGGAGCATGGTGCTGTCGTCGTCGCTTGCACTGACCTGGCAGCTGACCTCGGTCGAGGCGCTGACGCTGCAGTGGAACGCCGAGCAGTCGCCGACTATCGGCGGAATCCCTGAGCTTGACGCAGATCACAGGGTCATGTCGCTGGGCTACCAGCGTTGGACGTCCGCACGAGAGCGCTGGCTGGTGTATATCAGCGAGGACGGCAACTTTCGGTGGGCGCGGTTCCCCGGAGGGGCGACGATCGGGCCGGACTTGACGATCGGGATCGTCTATACCGTCACGAACTAG
- a CDS encoding 30S ribosomal protein S18 produces the protein MSDEIKSEEQQTADAEAVEKTEAPKAKDQEASAPADKEGEAKPADNRSGDQRDQRFRRRGRTRVSYLTINKIYKIDYKDIDLLKRFITERGKILPRRQTGNTAKQQRTVARAIKRAREMALLPFVAIDASNERISRRPRDR, from the coding sequence ATGAGCGACGAGATTAAGAGCGAAGAGCAGCAAACGGCTGACGCCGAGGCTGTCGAAAAGACCGAGGCTCCCAAGGCTAAAGACCAGGAGGCCAGCGCGCCTGCCGATAAGGAGGGCGAGGCCAAACCGGCTGACAATCGCTCAGGAGATCAGCGCGACCAGCGATTCCGTCGCCGTGGTCGAACCCGCGTCAGCTACCTGACCATCAACAAGATTTACAAGATCGATTACAAGGATATCGATCTTCTGAAGCGGTTCATCACCGAGCGCGGCAAGATCCTGCCTCGGCGGCAGACAGGCAACACCGCGAAGCAGCAGCGCACTGTCGCGAGGGCGATCAAGCGCGCCAGGGAGATGGCGCTGTTGCCGTTTGTCGCGATCGACGCCTCGAACGAGCGAATCAGCAGACGCCCGCGCGACCGCTAG
- a CDS encoding TolC family protein, producing the protein MFVLYGIAVAMSQAQVPQLSLEQALEIAASNAFSVRLATADSDRAREQASEIAGRLSPSLRLTGSYIKIGGAITGTNSGNAGGGLLQVPAVASSPTDFKQLELTVTQVIDILGVQRKGLAAARMAHRASEQIVQVERNSLKETVRQQFFGVLQAQALVAVQRDELESARARTANAKIRFEFGAVSKFDVLRLETEEKRSEQALLDAEANFVIGKQNLNNVIGRAVQTEFSPGEVAGVPTVRVSPDRAVELAFQRRPVLASLEFARSSSRLTRQMEEGALKPSLMISAQFRRIIDPLPGQPANGAFALVSLSFPLHDSGATRSRVRAAQDAEDRISIQVEQAKLAISLDVRRAITLMETAGKAHDVALSGYELAREALRLAQLLYDEGAGILLDVTTAQSEQTRAQASVVTTRYEFWRAYAAIQKAVGIDDLRELAMEVTN; encoded by the coding sequence GTGTTCGTCTTGTATGGGATCGCTGTGGCGATGAGCCAAGCTCAGGTGCCGCAGCTATCGCTGGAGCAGGCGCTGGAGATCGCGGCGAGCAACGCGTTTTCCGTTCGTCTCGCGACGGCCGATAGCGATCGAGCGCGCGAGCAAGCGAGCGAAATCGCCGGGCGGCTGAGTCCGTCGCTGAGGTTGACCGGGTCGTATATCAAGATCGGCGGCGCGATCACCGGCACGAACTCTGGAAATGCAGGTGGCGGCCTCCTTCAGGTGCCGGCAGTAGCATCCTCTCCGACGGATTTCAAGCAGTTGGAGTTGACCGTTACGCAAGTGATCGATATCCTCGGCGTGCAACGGAAGGGGCTTGCGGCGGCGCGGATGGCGCACAGAGCAAGCGAACAAATCGTTCAGGTTGAGAGGAACTCACTGAAGGAAACGGTCCGCCAGCAGTTCTTTGGGGTGTTGCAAGCCCAGGCGCTGGTCGCCGTTCAGCGTGACGAGTTGGAGAGCGCAAGGGCAAGGACGGCGAACGCCAAGATCCGATTCGAGTTCGGCGCCGTCAGCAAGTTCGACGTTCTCAGGTTGGAGACGGAGGAGAAGCGGAGCGAACAGGCGCTGTTGGACGCTGAGGCGAACTTTGTAATCGGCAAGCAAAACCTCAACAACGTGATCGGGCGCGCGGTTCAGACTGAGTTTTCGCCGGGAGAGGTCGCTGGCGTGCCGACGGTTCGCGTTTCGCCGGATAGAGCGGTCGAATTGGCGTTCCAACGACGCCCGGTACTGGCCTCTCTGGAGTTTGCCCGAAGTTCGTCGCGGCTGACCCGGCAGATGGAGGAGGGAGCTCTGAAGCCTTCTCTGATGATCAGCGCCCAGTTCCGCAGGATTATCGATCCCTTGCCCGGGCAGCCGGCTAACGGTGCATTTGCGCTCGTGTCGCTGAGCTTTCCGCTTCACGACTCTGGCGCGACCAGATCGCGCGTACGCGCGGCGCAGGATGCCGAGGATCGCATTTCGATTCAGGTTGAGCAGGCGAAGCTTGCGATCTCCCTGGACGTGCGGAGGGCGATAACGCTAATGGAGACTGCCGGCAAGGCGCACGACGTTGCGTTGAGCGGATACGAACTGGCAAGAGAGGCGCTGCGATTGGCGCAACTTCTGTACGACGAAGGCGCAGGAATACTGCTGGATGTGACGACGGCGCAGTCGGAGCAGACGCGGGCACAAGCATCCGTCGTGACGACGCGGTACGAATTCTGGAGGGCGTACGCGGCTATTCAAAAGGCGGTTGGCATTGATGACTTGCGGGAGTTGGCGATGGAGGTGACGAATTGA